In Enoplosus armatus isolate fEnoArm2 chromosome 2, fEnoArm2.hap1, whole genome shotgun sequence, one DNA window encodes the following:
- the LOC139296944 gene encoding caskin-1: MGKDQELLQAVKTEDLLTAQRLLQRPRPGKAKLLGAAKRVNVNIQDADGLSPLHHAALSGNKELISLLLEAQAAVDIKDHKGMRPLHYAAWQGKTEPMKMLLKAGSSVNGQSDEGQIPLHLSAQHGHYDGSEMLLQHQSNPCISDSAGKTPLDLACEFGRVGVVQLLLSSNMCAAMLEPKPSDPNGVSPLHLAAKNGHIDVIRLLIQAGIDINRQSESGTALHQAALCGKTEVVRLLLDSGISAGVRNTLSQTALDIVNQFTTTQASREIKQLLRDASAAMQVRALKDYCNNYDLTSLNIKAGDIITVLEQHSDGRWKGCIHDNRTGNDRVGYFPSNMVEVIKRAGHSPSQQCHTLLLRRPNPCPIASVNGHSYPPSKVLPLHLPPPPPPHPNTQSLPRFSSFGYVPLPISPPSLSTPPLSTPPPPPPPPPLSTSQEQQSQTGSRTAEPSPQGSPTLGHQSSTSEDIWVLRKPLAGGERSGSVGSIGSVRSSSSLQSSGNTHVLTTPAPSPHPATTPGVNTHGLNAPGLHAQAEGVKLLATVLSQSVKAKEHLLEQSQSVEQSASSSSCTVHEQRSFERKAEEDDGKKQAVVAWLGEFQLQFYTTHFLTAGYDLDTISRMTPEDLTAIGVMKPGHRKKLTSEISKLPSTDWLPDHKPANLADWLSHLGLSQYYQVLVQNGYENIDFISDISLEDLQEIGITKLGHQKKLMLGVKRLKELQRGDSSSEPPQSPSTPPSSPGGSTSSEPRRQVRKQRDGAPSPLAKPRPGLPHSQTPPQTPPQTPPHARTQQASPRARPRPSTQMAAVDSSVPLLRLPSEEEERRRTHSLIGSESDSRYATVCRSSSSHTAAPNDVTVNRSQSSVTLRPRRKGRPPTPPKRSCSSITGGDGEGDGQVEGLLGLPTYRERRASDCGSLGSALRSQDSAGLERSEGASGSVRSLAAMLETSIVGGAKTLPRNLGGSTNYLQVSPPTLRRQAGAGGLGSEDEDVLSRRRTISGLEGLPGDQTDLLPRQPAQQRPEPRPRSTMISSASEITDGTATLRRKPRPLATDSEAPASATTTVVTMTTGSDTIRRRPRTSEHTESVIQSNNQSDSPSSQTDSSRKNGGEPQQNGGVVLRRRPVSEVSDRTETGRESCEWMEARKSLKPPVSPKPSTVTLKKTQADPPTPTRRVPIPGPDNTETAQSPEPKRVPPPVSPKPRGPPTAPKPGKAVVASAAMSPSPAATSPAAGSPIPALKPSSPLSAAPLPAPDTPSAPSLSPGLPLTSPSPAQSPSTPSPHPVKPPRSSIAGLSIDLLGGREVEEEEERRREEDERRREREHKRHKEQEEERMRAEEENLREVEGQVEEVEQEEEVQHRLEETSASLAAAVQAVEHKIKEEDAQNDSLSGKKTTVSILDDIGSMFDDLADQLDAMLD; the protein is encoded by the exons AGCTTCTCGGAGCAGCAAAGCGGGTGAACGTCAACATCCAGGATGCAGATGG GTTGTCACCGCTGCACCATGCTGCTCTGAGTGGTAACAAGGAGCTGATCTCTCTGCTGTTGGAGGCCCAGGCAGCAGTCGATATTAAAGACCATAAAG gGATGCGTCCTCTGCATTACGCTGCATGGCAGGGGAAGACTGAACCaatgaaaatgctgctgaaGGCAGGCTCGTCAGTCAACGGACAGTCGGATGAAGGACAGATCCCTCTCCACCTATCAGCTCAGCATGGACACTATGATGGg tcgGAGATGTTGCTTCAACACCAGTCCAACCCGTGTATCTCAGACTCAGCTGGGAAAACACCATTGGACCTCGCCTGTGAATTTGGACGTGTCGGA gTGGTCCAGCTCCTGCTCAGCAGTAACATGTGCGCAGCCATGCTGGAGCCAAAACCCTCTGACCCCAACGGAGTGTCACCTCTGCATCTCGCTGCCAAGAACGGACACATCGATGTCATACG GTTGCTGATTCAGGCTGGCATAGATATCAACAGACAGTCCGAGTCTGGCACAGCGCTACATCAGGCAGCCCTCTGTGGGAAGACGGAGGTAGTACGCCTGCTGCTGGAT AGCGGCATCAGTGCAGGAGTGAGAAACACTCTGAGTCAAACTGCTCTGGACATCGTTAACCAATTCACCACCACACAGGCCAGCCGAGAGATCAAACAACTACTGAGAG ATGCTTCGGCTGCGATGCAGGTGCGTGCACTGAAGGATTACTGCAACAACTACGACCTTACCAGCCTCAACATCAAAGCTGGAGACATTATCACG GTTTTGGAGCAGCACTCTGATGGCCGATGGAAAGGCTGTATTCACGACAACCGCACAGGAAATGACCGTGTGGGCTACTTCCCCTCCAACATGGTGGAAGTCATCAAGAGGGCAG GTCACTCCCCCTCCCAGCAGTGCCACACCCTCCTGCTCCGCAGGCCCAACCCCTGTCCCATTGCCTCGGTCAACGGACACTCATACCCCCCCTCCAAAGTCCTCCCCCTAcatctgcctccccctcctccccctcaccccAACACACAGTCCCTCCCTCGGTTCTCCTCCTTTGGGTACGTTCCTCttcccatctctcctccttctctgtctactcctcctctgtccactcctcctcctcctcctcctcctcctcctctctccacttctcaggagcagcagagtcagacag gttcGCGGACTGCAGAGCCGAGTCCTCAAGGCTCTCCAACTCTGGGACATCAGAGCAGCACCAGTGAGGATATCTGGGTGCTACGCAAACCGCTGGCAG gTGGCGAGCGCAGTGGCAGCGTGGGCAGCATCGGCAGCGTCCGGTCATCAAGCAGCTTGCAGAGCTCGGGAAACACACACGTTCTGACCACCCCTGCACCCAGTCCACACCCGGCAACCACACCAGGAGTCAACACACACGGCCTTAACGCTCCAGGCCTGCACGCACAAGCTGAAGGGGTCAAG CTCCTGGCCACTGTGCTGTCCCAGTCGGTAAAAGCCAAGGAGCATCTCTTGGAGCAGTCGCAGTCTGTTGAGCAGTCAGCGA GCTCTTCGAGTTGCACGGTTCATGAACAGCGGTCGTTTGAGCGgaaggcagaggaggatgatgggaaa AAGCAGGCAGTAGTGGCGTGGCTGGGTGAGTTTCAGCTGCAGTTCTACACCACCCACTTCCTCACCGCGGGATATGATCTAGACACCATTAGCCGCATGACCCCTGAG GACCTGACGGCAATTGGGGTCATGAAGCCTGGACATCGAAAGAAGTTAACGTCAGAGATCAGCAAGCTGCCCTCCACAGACTGGCTGCCAGACCACAAGCCT gccaATCTGGCAGACTGGCTGTCTCACCTGGGTCTTAGTCAATACTACCAGGTTTTGGTGCAGAATGGGTACGAAAACATTGACTTCATCTCCGACATCAGCCTTGAGGATCTGCAAGAGATTGGCATTACTAAACTCG GCCATCAGAAGAAGCTGATGTTGGGAGTGAAGAGACTGAAGGAGctacagagaggagacagtagCTCTGAGCCCCCTCAGAGCCCGTCTACACCTCCATCCAGCCCAGGTGGCAGCACCAGCTCAGAGCCCCGGAGACAGGTGAGGAAGCAGAGGGACGGCGCCCCCAGCCCACTGGCCAAACCTCGCCCAGGTCTCCCACATTCACAGACCCCCCCACAAACGCCACCGCAAACTCCCCCGCATGCCCGGACCCAGCAGGCCTCCCCCAGGGCTCGGCCACGTCCTTCCACCCAGATGGCGGCAGTAGATTCGTCAGTACCGCTGCTCCGCCTGcccagtgaggaggaagagcgaCGGAGAACTCACAGTTTAATTGGCTCAGAATCGGACTCTAGATACGCCACTGTGTGCCGCAGCAGCTCCTCACATACTGCTGCTCCTAATGATGTCACTGTTAACCGCAGCCAATCATCTGTCACACTCCGTCCCCGTCGGAAAGGTCGGCCCCCGACACCACCTAAACGGTCCTGTTCTTCCATTACTGGGGGTGATGGGGAGGGAGACGGACAGGTGGAGGGGCTACTAGGGCTGCCAACCTATCGAGAGCGGAGAGCCAGTGACTGCGGGAGCCTGGGATCAGCTTTAAGATCTCAGGACTCAGCGGGCCTGGAGAGATCAGAGGGGGCATCTGGGAGTGTTCGCAGCCTCGCCGCTATGCTGGAGACATCCATCGTGGGTGGAGCCAAAACCCTGCCAAGGAATCTGGGAGGCAGCACCAACTACCTACAG GTGAGTCCTCCCACACTTCGTCGGCAGGCAGGCGCAGGGGGTCTTGGatctgaggatgaggatgtcTTAAGTCGCCGCAGGACCATCAGTGGACTAGAAGGCCTCCCTGGTGATCAGACTGACCTGTTACCTCGGCAACCAGCCCAACAACGTCCAGAGCCACGGCCCCGCTCCACCATGATCTCCTCGGCATCAGAGATCACAGACGGCACAGCGACGCTCCGAAGGAAGCCGCGTCCCCTGGCAACGGACTCTGAAGCACCTGCATCCGCGACTACCACTGTCGTCACCATGACGACCGGCTCTGACACCATACGCAGGAGACCACGCACGTCTGAGCACACAGAAAGTGTCATTCAAAGCAATAACCAATCAGACTCTCCCAGCAGTCAAACAGATAGCAGCCGGAAAAACGGAGGCGAGCCGCAGCAGAACGGCGGCGTGGTCCTGAGGCGGAGGCCGGTGTCTGAGGTCTCTGATAGGACGGAGACCGGCAGAGAGAGCTGCGAGTGGATGGAGGCTAGGAAGTCTCTGAAGCCACCGGTCTCACCAAAACCATCCACAGTCACCCTGAAGAAGACACAAGCTGACCCCCCAACCCCGACTCGCAGGGTCCCCATACCCGGGCCTGATAATACTGAGACGGCCCAGAGCcctg AGCCGAAACGTGTCCCTCCTCCTGTATCCCCGAAACCCCGTGGGCCTCCAACAGCACCCAAACCAGGCAAAGCAGTAGTAGCTTCAGCTGCCATGAGCCCGAGTCCTGCTGCTACcagtccagcagcaggcagcccCATCCCGGCCCTCAAACCCTCCTCTCCGCTCTCTGCCGCCCCTCTACCAGCTCCTGACACCCCttctgctccctccctctctccggGACTCCCTCTTACTTCCCCCTCTCCGGCCCAGAGTCCCTCCACCCCCTCTCCGCACCCTGTCAAACCTCCCCGCTCTTCCATCGCCGGTCTCTCCATCGACCTGCTGGGAGGacgggaggtggaggaggaagaggaaaggaggagagaggaggatgagaggaggagagagagggagcacaaGAGGCacaaagagcaggaggaggagaggatgagagcagaggaagagaatcTGAGAGAGGTGGAGGGTCAAGTAGAGGaagtggagcaggaggaggaggtgcagcaTCGTTTGGAGGAGACCAGTGCCTCCTTGGCGGCAGCTGTACAGGCTGTAGAACATAAAATCAAAGAGGAGGACGCACAAAATGA CTCTCTTTCCGGCAAGAAGACAACAGTCTCCATCTTGGACGACATCGGCAGCATGTTTGACGACTTGGCAGACCAACTGGATGCAATGCTCGACTGA
- the gng13a gene encoding guanine nucleotide-binding protein G(I)/G(S)/G(O) subunit gamma-13a: MEELDVPQMRREVESLQYQLAINREKSSITVTELVKWIEGCVCEDPFLNPELMRANPWVEKGKCVIL; encoded by the exons ATGGAGGAGTTAGATGTTCCACAGATGAGGAGAGAAGTGGAAAGCCTTCAGTATCAGCTGGCAATCAACAGAGAGAAATCCTCCATCACCGTtactga gcTGGTGAAGTGGATCGAGGGTTGTGTTTGTGAAGATCCATTTCTGAACCCTGAGCTGATGAGAGCCAACCCCTGGGTGGAGAAGGGCAAGTGTGTGATCCTCtaa
- the chtf18 gene encoding chromosome transmission fidelity protein 18 homolog — translation MDEYDELFEIQDDFEDQYADELEALAQMEEDSSKPPKRQKKGPGDDISDIEHLLDDQPITPKAKRQKQDAGVAKRLFNSQQTQESKAPSQSDDITPPSSPEQYEPTRTFRSTPALLDISGFATIPETPRRPPTAAPASLCVLKRPPLEGEYISVTDSSGSRVYLRQKEDTGTKVLDSRMVPNSQGALGLLAVPIGVLREQEAERRHHLVVEESQRLTEMLTSSVNDVLVVPENGEDEEDDPEDTEGLKSRLWVDRFSPRHYTELLSDDFTNRCLLKWLKLWDTVVFGRERKIRPARPDRQAPIQNSFKPNQANQNQNRFKSKIEVTEELLEAELDQYKRPKFKVALLSGPPGLGKTTLAHIIAKHAGYNVVEINASDDRSAEVFQKRIDTATQMKSVLGANERPNCLIIDEIDGAPAAAINILLATLNRKDGHSGEAATETAKKKKKKESLLLRPIICICNDLYVPALRPLRQQAFLLTFPQTQPSRLTQRLSEISLRQGMKADTGTLMSLCEKTDNDIRSCINTLQFLHGRGHKQVDTKTIQCVSVGQKDQNKGLFHLWQEVFQLHRTKRKRIGAGFEEAPGSGGGAQRFQHILHLALSSGEYEKVSQGLYDNYLSMRVRDPNLHSVCEALDWLSFSDRLNQVILHGQNFTLMRYLPFLSVTFHFLFAHTHVPRLSYPHSQHEASSRLFSSRNALSTMLADIPACIRTRISQLNLTLDVLTLLLDIICPKLRPVNPQLFSSREKEQMRELIDTMLAYNLSYRQDRTPEGQYAYMLEPRVEEVVRFPGLPPRRQLTYQAKQTISREMEQEKMRRAEQLMLQRNPAVKAEEKKSAGPKPTRNHEQRLENIVKQTTVETRPEVDFFGRAVAPKPQRPQSSSDTGEKCPVLSMGTAVGNSDVWFRFNEGMSNAVRRNVYIRELL, via the exons ATGGACGAATATGACGAACTGTTCGAGATACAGGACGACTTCGAGGATCAGTACGCCGACGAGCTGGAAGCGTTGGCTCAGATGGAAG AGGACTCTTCCAAGCCGCCGAAACGTCAGAAAAAGGGTCCAGGAGACGACATTTCTGACATCGAGCACCTGCTTGATGATCAGCCCATCA CCCCAAAGGCAAAGCGGCAGAAGCAGGATGCAGGAGTGGCCAAGCGACTTTTCAACTCACAGCAGACTCAAGAGAGCAAAGCCCCGTCACAGAGTGATGACATCACGCCGCCGTCCTCCCCAGAGCAGTATGAACCCACTCGCACCTTCAG gtcTACCCCAGCCTTGTTGGATATCAGTGGCTTTGCTACAATCCCAGAGACGCCCAGGCGACCTCCCACAGCGGCGCCAGCATCACTGTGTGTGCTGAAGCGGCCTCCTTTAGAGGGAGAGTACATCAGTGTGACGGACTCGTCAGGGAGTCGGGTCTACCTCAGACAAAAGGAAGACACAGGGACAAAG gtaTTGGACTCCAGAATGGTACCAAACTCCCAGGGTGCACTGGGGCTGCTGGCCGTGCCAATAGGTGTGTTGAGGGAacaagaggcagagagg CGTCACCATCTGGTTGTGGAAGAATCTCAACGTCTTACAGAGATGCTAACCAG CAGTGTGAACGATGTGTTAGTTGTGCCTGAAAAcggagaagatgaagaggacgaTCCCGAAGACACAGAGGGCCTAAAGTCTCGACTCTGGGTGGACAGATTCTCTCCCCGACATTACACAGAGCTTCTCAGTGATGAT TTTACCAACCGCTGTCTGCTCAAGTGGTTGAAACTTTGGGACACTGTTGTGTTcggaagagagaggaagatccGGCCGGCTCGGCCTGACAGACAGGCTCCCATCCAGAACTCATTCAAACCCAATCaagccaatcagaatcagaatcgcTTCAAGAGCAAAATTGAGGTGACTGAGGAGCTACTGGAGGCTGAACTGGACCAGTACAAACGACCCAAATTCAAG GTGGCGTTGTTGTCTGGTCCTCCAGGTTTGGGGAAGACCACCCTGGCTCATATCATAGCAAAGCATGCTGGGTACAATGTGGTGGAAATCAATGCCAg tGATGACCGCAGTGCAGAGGTGTTTCAGAAACGCATCGACACAGCAACACAGATGAAGTCAGTTTTAGGAGCCAATGAGAGGCCGAACTGCCTCATTATTGATGAGATCGATGGAGCACCTGCG GCTGCAATCAACATTCTGTTAGCAACTCTGAACAGGAAAGACGGACACAGCGGGGAGGCTGCTACAGAGACagcgaagaagaaaaagaagaaggagtCCCTCCTGCTTCGACCGATCATCTGCATCTGTAACGACCT TTATGTTCCAGCTCTCAGACCTCTCAGGCAGCAGGCCTTCCTCCTGACTTTCCCCCAGACTCAGCCTTCCCGCCTCACACAGAGACTCTCAGAG ATCTCACTCCGGCAGGGCATGAAGGCAGACACGGGCACCctgatgtcactgtgtgagAAGACTGACAACGACATCCGGTCTTGCATCAACACACTGCAG TTCCTTCACGGTCGCGGCCACAAGCAGGTGGACACCAAGACCAtccagtgtgtctctgtgggcCAGAAGGACCAGAATAAAGGCTTGTTCCATCTGTGGCAGGAGGTCTTCCAGTTACACCGTACAAAACG GAAACGTATTGGTGCGGGGTTTGAAGAGGCTCCAGGTTCAGGAGGTGGAGCTCAGAGGTTTCAGCACATTTTACACTTGGCTTTATCAAGTGGAGAGTATGAAAAGGTTTCTCAG GGTCTTTATGATAATTATCTGTCCATGCGTGTGAGGGACCCCAacctgcacagtgtgtgtgaagctcTGGACTGGCTGTCGTTCTCAGACAGGCTGAACCAAGTGATTCTGCACGGGCAGAACTTCACCCTCATGAGATACCTGCCCTTCCTGTCGGTCAcattccacttcctgtttgcccACACACACGTGCCCCGCCTCAGCTATCCGCACAGCCAACACGAG GCCTCCTCCCGGCTCTTCAGTAGCAGGAACGCTTTGTCCACCATGTTGGCTgacatcccagcatgcatcagAACAAGGATCAGCCAGCTCAACCTGACCCTTGATGTTCTCACACTGCTCCTCGACATCATCTGTCCCAAACTACGGCCT GTGAATCCGCAGctgttcagcagcagagagaaggagcagatgCGAGAGCTGATCGACACCATGCTGGCATACAACCTCTCGTACAGGCAGGACCGCACGCCTGAGGGACAGTACGCATACATGCTGGAGcc gcgTGTTGAGGAGGTGGTGAGGTTTCCAGGCCTGCCGCCGCGCCGTCAGCTGACGTATCAGGCCAAACAAACcatcagcagagagatggagcaaGAGAAGATGAGGAGAGCCGAGCAACTGATGCTGCAACGAAATCCTGCCGTG aaagctgaagaaaaaaagagcgctGGTCCTAAACCAACCAGGAACCATGAGCAGAGGCTGGAGAACATTGTCAAACAGACCACAGTGGAGACCAGG CCGGAGGTGGATTTCTTTGGTCGAGCTGTTGCCCCCAAACCTCAGAGACCGCAGTCGTCCTCAGACACAG GTGAGAAGTGTCCGGTTCTTTCTATGGGAACAGCAGTGGGCAACAGTGACGTGTGGTTCCGGTTCAACGAGGGCATGTCCAACGCTGTCAGACGAAATGTCTACATCAGAGAACTACTGTAa